The Nymphaea colorata isolate Beijing-Zhang1983 chromosome 11, ASM883128v2, whole genome shotgun sequence genome includes the window GCCCGATGCATTCTGCCCGATATGCATCGAGCAGCCGTGATTAGACATAGATGATTTCACCTCCtttgtatatacacatacatatatataaaacgGAAGCATATATAGCTCTACAAAAGTTACATAGTTGACCAACTTTACTAGTCAACTAGTTTGACCAACGAGTTGATAACTGACTTAACCATCAGACCAATTAGGATTTGACTACAAAATATGGGGGCAGTACCAAAGTGCTTCACTCACGTCACACAGACATGCCTAGAAGGACGCCATACCCATGTCAACATGGTTGGCATTGGATGCAGGTACGAGACATGGAAGATACATATTATTATTTCTGTTAGAATATTTTCATagattatatgtacatatacagtTGTGTCCCTACcgaagtttttttgaaaaatgctcCGCACAGGAGTatgcacccacacccatgtggCATTCACAAATGTTCCTTGAAACACAAGTTATGAAGACCATATCTTCTAAAATATATTAAATCCAATTAGAAAAAGCACACTTATTTGTGGctacaagaacaaaaggaaGGATTAGCAATTACCAATTTCAAAGTTCACCTATAAGATTGTTCCTGACTAGAAGAATGAAAGGAAGATGCAATAAAATAGATAAGATTGTGCAGAAGAATGAAAGGAAGATAGAATAAAGTACAAAGGAAGAAAGGTCAaacacaaaataaatattaaatattctCATAttgataaaaggaaaagttaCTTGATgtattacaaatttacaactgACGATTCAAAACCATCCAGTGCTAAAAAATGGAACTTCTGCATACCAATTATAGCTTTTGTACCATCACAGTTGCTATCAGCAGACCAAATTGTACAATTGGTAGAAGCAACCTTGACCAATCTACTGTGAAGTGATGAAACATCTTGATGAAGATCCAATGGCTTAGCAAAATCTAGAACATATACAGATCCACCAGATCCTCCAGATCCAAGACTAGACACCCTTTCCCAAAAGTCAAAGTGTAACAAATGCATAGAACTGGAACACGAAAAAAGAGGACATCCATATGGAAAGGTGAGACAAACAAAAGCTCAGCCTGTCAATCAGAAAAGACGAAATTGGAAGAATGAACCAAATCTCAAAGGATACAATGCACATGAATGATTAGATGAAAACTGATCATTTGCTGAAGATAgcatcttcttccttcttgttATGCAAGAGACACTGGAGAATAATGGTATTACATAGCCCTCACAAGCCCTTATATATTCAGGCCTTCCTCCATCCTGAAGAGCTCTATGAGGCCTCAGGCAAACTGGCGTACGTGCTGTTGCAGAACCAAGATGTCCAAATTTTCCCACTTCATAAATGCTGTAAAGTTGAAAACATCACATGTGACAATCTACTCCAGCCTCTAGGAAAACAAGCTAAATGGTTCAAGAAACAATGctcaaacatgaaaatttatgtGCCATTTATGACCTATCGATCATGCACTGTATGATTTTAAACGTTAAATCACAATACTAACATAAAGATACTTGTTAGTAAATAACAATTGCTATGTAAAGCTAGACTTGCTTAGTTACAAATATATTATGTGCTTATTCTAAGAAGGAATGTGGTTATTTTTAGTTATATGTTAACACCGAAGAATGTTCACTGATCACTCTAATCCTTTCAAGTAACAAAGTCAACTCATTGACCCATACATCAACTGTTTGGCAGTATGAGACCGAGTCACTGAGTCTGCCAGGAGGTATGCTGTccctttcataattttttttaaccatttttttctcaGATTTATATTCGGTATAACTGTATTCACTTTTCTCTTTAGCAGATGTCCTGAATGAATGGAAACATGCAAGACTAGAAAGCAACATACGCTTTGTCGACTATACATAGTCCAAAAACTATCCTATTCCTAGCAAGGTGCTATCTGATCCCATGTTCAAGCTTGTGAAAGCTGCAACAGTTTGAAAACCACCTTTTAGTTGCAATAGTTCAGAACCAATGGAATATACTGATCTCATTCCTTTCTTTACAGCATTCCTTGTCTCCGGGGTAAAGCAACATACTGTACAGCCTCATAAGACACATTCAACATTGATTGACTTCCCTTTTGTAGCAAGAGATATACATCTAACGAAGACATGTACATCAAATCTTCACAGGCACACAACACATTACAGAGAAGCAAGAGTAAGCTAGTCCTCGCCTGATGGAACCAGCCATATTGCCCATAGCTAGAATTCCTgttctcttttgtccttccgATGTTTGAACAAAAGAAGTAAAGTGCTCCATGGAACTGTCTACAATGCCATCAGTCCTTCGGTACTTCCACACCTACAATATTTAATGCAATAAAATTGTTAAATGACCAACAAGCAtgaaacaagaggaaataaaaaaattaaaaaagaaagagaaaaaaaaatcaacactCATAAACAGCCAAAATAACTACGAAAAGACACAAAAAATAGTTCATGACTCACGAAGTAAAATGTACTTGGATTTCTAGcaataatttagaaaaatatttacaaatccACATTCCACAGTTTTTCATACAGGATGAATCTGCAGTAACAGAAGTGTCATTGAAGCTAGTCATTGTCCAAGGAAGCCAATGGGTCACCCACTACATCAGTAGGTAGTGGCCAGACATCCTAGTCATGAATGCACCATACCAAATGCAGAACAACAAACACCTAGTCTGCGATCGGCAAAAACCAATGGCTAATCCTGCAACAGGCTTATGACCATCACAACATTTAGTTAAATAACAGGCTGGTGaggaaaataggaaaaataagCAACCAGTGTGTCACATTTTATGGAAAGAGAGACCATAACTAATACAAAGTCATGCACAATGGCCAATACCTATTCATTGAGGAGACCTACGATTGTTGCAAATTTGCAATATTTAGTCATACAACAGgcttatcaaaacaaaaaagataatgaCTTTTAAGTCTTTAAGCAATCATCATGACACATTTTCTGGAAAGAGAGATCAGAACATAACTAAATTGGAATTCAAAAATAGAgatggttcaaacttcaaaatggGGTCAAATACACTTTCCGTTAAAGAAATGCTTTGTGAAAGAAGGGACAGAAAGGAGAGCATACAGTAGGGGCCGAAGCTTGTGATATCTGATACTGCTGCTGAAAACTGAACTTCTTTGATTGAGTGACAGAAAACCTCCCATGCAACTCTCTACCTTCCAGTAGCTTCAATGTCTTAATATAATTCCTATTGTATATTTCTCTTTCACAACTTAGCTGcagaggaaaaaggaagcatGGTTAGATAAGACGTAAATAAGTTTTATTGGAGCTCAGGTGAGAATCTTTCCCTCAATTTGGTAATCATTACAGAATCTGGTAGGCTTGCCTTGACATAATTGAAGTAAATAACCTCACCAACAACCGCAACTATAACATGACGCTAATCACTGTAGAATTTGGTAGACATGTATGAGTTAATTGAGTTAAACAAACTCGAAGCAGCTGTAGACGACAACCTGATGATAACTAATTTTAGGAAATATACACAAGCTTAAAAACTTAACATGTTAAACTTTTGTCATTCGGTGTCGAAGGcgttcattttttaataacttAACAatcaaaaagttaaaagtaaGTCGACTTGGTTCTTTTTATTACATATTACTGTAGATTAAGATCATTGCAAGGTGAAATAAACTTATTTACAGtgcaatttcaaaaattgtctAATCGAACTAGAAGAATGctatttctttctctatcttcaCAACTTTCATTATTAAGCCTTAAAAGTTCAACTCCACATCTTTCACTAACTTTATCCTAAAGGGTAGAGATTAGGACTGGTACTACGGGAACAGGAGTAACAGAAAAGCGTTTACAGAAGACGTGGAAACTAAGAACCACATAACCAAAATCTAAAGAATCACAGAAAAGTGCCACTGAAAACTCTAGTCTCCAGAGAGTAAGCGGGGCAAAACAGGAGAGCATTTTCAGAACTGAACCGCACCTCAGGTTGGTTAGAATGTGCCGGCGCAGCGGTCGACGGCGCTCCGCGAGCCTTCACCGGGAAGTATCGGTTCTTCACGGGATCGTAATACAAACCAGGAAGATCTGAGACCATTAATTCATAAAGACAAGACATAAACGACAAACCAAATAGGAAAAACAATCAACAGGCTCATCTTTCCACCTTTTTTTGCTCATTTTAACcagtaaaaagaagaagaagaagaagaaagaatgaaaagcaGAGGGGAAGGTCGAGCACCTCGCGGCATCGTCGGTTGGCCAATAAGAACGCCGGAGAGCACGCAGGAGAGAGTAGCCGGCAGCCGAGTcctgccctttcttttttcgCACCGCCAAACCTTCCCCGTGGTGGGTTCCAGTTCAACTCTTCAAGCCGGCGATGTCAAACGGTTCGGGTTCAGGTTTTCTGACAGACAGGAACTGAATTCGGTGATTGGGGGTGCGCATTTGATATCGAGTTTCTGTTGGAACTACGATCTTAATTTGTGGATAATAAGGCCGATTGATATCAGAACCAACACGTTCAAGTTCATAGGATAAAGAAACAATAATATCCAACTTAGATTTAATTCAAACATTAGCTATCGAAGATATCtcaaattctctttctttttctttatttccggATTTAGGGTTGTTTCAAAACTTAGATGGAGTGTGGAACATTAGCTACAGTGTCGCATATTCACCTTCTACCGTTGAAAAAAGTTACCGCCTTCAAACATTAGAGCTGACCTAAAATGTTGATATGAATGAGATAAAACTTACACCCAACAAACTAGAATTATCCAATTCACCTCGTTATCATCCTTTGTtaaccataataataataataataataatggcAACAATGGCCCCAAATTTTCACCTATAAGATTGTCTCTATACAACTTCACCCAATTAGAAAGAACCCTTAGCTAGCTGGCCAGAGGATAGCCGGGTTGAGTCCAGCTGGGTACGATGGTCGAGTTGGGATCACAAGTAATTGGTAAAAATATCCTTTCTAATGACCACCTAAGGTCTGTTTGGCATTAATGGGTCAGATTCACGAAATATGTCATTGTTATTAATTGTCCTCTTGGTATTCAGTCAAGTATCGACTCCTATAGGCTGTTTATAAAGCGAAGACATGGGTATAGCGCTGGTGAGCTTTCCCTTGGACCACTGGTGGCAGTTatgatttgcatgcatacacctACAAGTACACCTACCTGTGTCACACATCATCATGAGCGTCGACATACAagtgagtctctctctctcttctctctatctctctctggcacctcctcctctctctttcgctctctGTCCAGCTCGGGGGTGTGGAGCGTGGGTTGTCCCTTGCCGGGGATTGGAGTCTTCCTCACCGGTGCCCAAGTTCCCCACCACCTTTCCGTCCTCTAGCTGAGGCATCAGTTGGGCGCTGGTTGAAAGAGCCTGGTCACCGCCCAAGTAAAGCTCCTTTCTCCCTTCGTCTCCTCCAGCTGTCTCTCCTCCACTCGCCCGTCTCTCCCGCCCGTCGCTCCCACCCGCCTGTCTCCTCACCTGTTCCCCCGCCTGCTCGGCCGTCTCTCCCACCCGCTCGTCTCCTCACCTCCCACCTGATCGCCTACTCACCTCCTATCTCATcttcaattgtttgcttagCCCTGTTGATTCTTCCTCCCCTATCACTTCTGGTTCGTCTATATCTGTTTTTCGCTCGTTCGTTGAAGAGTTCGGTCTTTTTGACGTGCCTCTGAATAATGGTgagtttacttggtccaacaataggaaTCATCACATTCTCCGGAGGTTGGACCGTGTCTTTCTCTCGCCTGAGTTGTTCTCTACTTTTCCTTTGTCCTCCTTGGTTTTAGGACTAAGGCACTTGTTTGATCATGCTCCGCtgctcctttcccttcttcgggGTAGGGCTAGTACCGGGCGCGCAAGGTTccgttttgagctttggtggctctGTGATAAGTCCTTTGTGGCTGCCGTCCCTAAATGGTGGGCTCGCATcatcaatggtaggtgggctgctttTAGGCTCTCATGGAAATTACGCTCCATTAGGAAGAAGGTATTCGCCTGAAACGCATTTTCTGGAGTGGCAAATTTTCTGAGGTGGTCATTTGAGATGAGGAGATCTTGTCCATTCAGTCTTCTGACAATATTTCTGCGGATCAGTCTTCCCGTCTCTTTTGTCTCCAGTGTCTTGCTCAGGAGTGGTGGAATAGGGAGTCCATCCATTGGCAGCAGCGTTTTTGGTTGGGTTGGCTTTCGAATGGAGACCAGAATTCTAGATTATTCCACTTGGCCGCCTCTCAAAAGCGCCGCCAGGCGTTGCTCTAGTCCATGGTTATCGTGCAAAGggtttttcttggtgatgacattcTCCCAGCTTTGACTGCTCATTTTCGAGATTTCTACTTTAAGCCTCTTCGCTTCACTGCCCCGTTGCTAGACTTTCACCTGTCCTCCATCTCCGTCTCGTGTGTGATCTCTCTTGAGCGGCCCTTTCTACACCAAGAGATCAAAAACGCTCTATGGGCCCTTTGCTCTCGTAAGGCGCCCAGCATTGATGGTTTCCCTATTGAATTTTGTCGCTCCTTTTGGGAGGCTTGTAGCGCTAATGTGTTTGCATTTTATGATGAATTTGCCTCCAACTCTGgctttcttaaaaaatttaattgagCCACCTGCGTCTTGGTGTCTAAGCGTCCTAACCCTACGGACGTCACCCTTTTTCGCCTGATCTCCATCTTAAGCACACCTTATAAGATTATTGCTACGTTGCTTTCCTTATGGCTTGCGCCTGTTTTGTCTTCTATCATTAACCTCTTCCAGATTGCTTTCATCAAGGGTCGGCATTTGCATGATGCGGTTGTCCTCaccaatgaggttgttcactccctaTACTGTCTGcgtcttccttccttcatcctTAAGTTGAACATCTCTAAGGCATTTGATTCGGTTAGTTGGAAGTTCCTTTTTAACATCCTTGCCCGTCTTGCTTTTGGTCTGTCATGTATGCAGTGGATCCTTTCACTTGTTACTAGGGCCCAGCTTGCGGTTTCCTTCAATGGGTTGTGTGGTGATTTCTTTTGTCTCGGTCTTGGCTTTCGTCAAAGTTGTTTGTTATCGCATTTGCTTTTTAACTTGGTTGCCAAGtgtttttctgctttatttcaTCACGCTGCGGTCGTTGGCTTCCCACACCGCATTCACTCTCCCACTTACAGaccttctccacccttcagtatgctgacgattttcttttgtttggcaATGCTTCTCGCCAACAGATTGTGATAACTTGGCTTATCCTTCGAGTTTTTTAGCTCATTTCgggtctttctattaattcaTCTAAGTGTTACTTTTCCCTCATCCATGCAGATCCGGCCACGGTACTTCTTGtagaagcttgctttgggtatAAGGTTGTTGGCCTGCCTATGGACTATTTAGGTCTTCAGATTTCGTTGTCACCTCCTGCACTCTCCTTTTGGGATGGAGTGGAGCAAAAGCTTGTTgatcgccttcagtgttggAAAGGAAAGCTGTTTTCTCTCCCAGGTCGTATTACTCTTGTTAAATATTGTCTTGCGACTGTCCCCCTCCATGCTCTGGCGATCTTTCAACCTCTTGTGGCTGTTCTGAATATGTTTGACAGAATCATTCGTAATTTCATCTGGATGGTGATCGGCCTTCGAATCGCCTTGCGTGCGGGGATATGGTTGCCTTTCCGCGCcttcttgggggtgctgggCTTACCAATCTTAGTCGGGCTTGTGagtcttctctgtgttcttggtggtgatGTCTGACAACTGAGCACTCTCCCATCACCCTATCcatttgctccaaatttgaCCTGTCTTCTCATAGTGTTTGGAATGGTTCGATCTCCCACACATCTCCCTCTCAATTTTGGTGTGACCTACTTTCcacccttcctcttttcctccaccTTACTGACCTCCCATCGTTTGCACCCCCTTCCTGGCCTCTTTCACTTTCCCaaagtttcactttttcttcttgctacctggcttCCTTTGGCTCTTCCGTGGCGTCGCTCCCACCCCGATCCCTTTGGTCCCTTGGCCCTtctcctcgtgccattgcttttgcaTGGCTTCTTCTTGCTGGCCACATTAATACTTTTGACCACTTGCAGTGCTTTGGCATCAGTTTAGCTAACTAGTGTCCCCTTTGTCTTGCCGCGGCTGAGTCTCGGATCCACCTTTTTACCTCTTGtcctttcttctttagtgtTTTTGCCTCTGTCTGGCCTTCCCTTATTAGTAGTCTTCCAGACCCACCTTtcattcatcttctttttctcttatgttTTTCCCCTAACTTGGTTGTTTCTTGGGTTAGtgtttggaggttgtggctcatttcagtttggtggcgcatttgggaggagcgcaacaacagggtcttcaggggcaccttctcttcgccGGAGtgtgtggctcgtcttgtgcagggaGATGTTCGTTTTGCCATTCGGTTGTGGCGTCGTCGTCCTTCTGCGGCTGGGTGATGGCGTTGTTCCGTCCTTCCACTCTCTTtccacccctcttattttgttttttgtgagttgtattgtatattttctcttttgcttctaTTTTATGGTTTGTTACTGTAACTAGGGGACTACCtgtccccaatttttgtatctaggggacttattgtccccaaattttgatatacattcccaTTTTATTAGCTCTCTCT containing:
- the LOC116264522 gene encoding uncharacterized protein LOC116264522, with amino-acid sequence MPRDLPGLYYDPVKNRYFPVKARGAPSTAAPAHSNQPELSCEREIYNRNYIKTLKLLEGRELHGRFSVTQSKKFSFQQQYQISQASAPTVWKYRRTDGIVDSSMEHFTSFVQTSEGQKRTGILAMGNMAGSISIYEVGKFGHLGSATARTPVCLRPHRALQDGGRPEYIRACEGYVIPLFSSVSCITRRKKMLSSANDQFSSNHSCALVSSLGSGGSGGSVYVLDFAKPLDLHQDVSSLHSRLVKVASTNCTIWSADSNCDGTKAIIGTNRGAALLHLERQELSWICRTKSDILSLQFDHSGNVALCGLRNGAIIVMDIRQRHLNSLDNFSRAWSSMDQKSNHGLQVSKNLRTWLKGDVRPLGAAFMPSAVCSLASLYSYGHYFLASSMDGSLGLFDSRLLQRGAVHHYEGHVNSHSRLHIGVDPTETFFLAGGEDCCMRIWNIKTGEILYGSRISSSPVVAMCWPQNESVLSASDELPVSNGVEFEMESSELTHSWAAWLGSLEGLFYIHGS